In Holophagales bacterium, one DNA window encodes the following:
- a CDS encoding PspA/IM30 family protein, with product MFDRLARVIKSWLGFFISFAEDPEVMLQESIEEMRNTLPRLNQILVTTRATVIRLEQEKGELERREKQLTSSIQAALQEGSAEARKIAEADALALQEVREDLTATREQYEAASKAFDNAQLSVDDIKDKLRAKIEQCRRAIQESKKAEVMRSAANALAELDTYGTASTAEKYLEEIKQKVAESKAAVEVATGGTDVERIKMERKAREIRAKGVLSEFEVQMGLKKADAVPEAAPFPETAQGQATPAKQGQQGS from the coding sequence ATGTTCGACCGTCTCGCCCGTGTCATCAAGTCGTGGCTCGGCTTCTTCATCTCCTTCGCCGAGGACCCGGAGGTCATGCTCCAGGAGTCGATCGAGGAGATGCGCAACACGCTGCCGCGGCTCAACCAGATCCTCGTCACCACCCGAGCCACGGTGATCCGGCTCGAACAGGAGAAGGGCGAGCTCGAACGGCGGGAAAAGCAGCTCACCTCCTCGATCCAGGCCGCCCTGCAGGAGGGCAGCGCCGAGGCGCGCAAGATCGCCGAGGCCGACGCGCTCGCGCTGCAGGAAGTCCGCGAGGACCTCACCGCGACGCGCGAGCAGTACGAGGCCGCGAGCAAGGCGTTCGACAACGCCCAGCTCTCGGTCGACGACATCAAGGACAAGCTGCGCGCCAAGATCGAGCAGTGCCGGCGCGCCATCCAGGAGTCGAAGAAGGCCGAGGTGATGCGCTCGGCGGCCAACGCGCTCGCCGAGCTCGACACCTACGGCACCGCCTCGACCGCCGAGAAATATCTCGAGGAGATCAAGCAGAAGGTCGCCGAGTCGAAGGCGGCGGTCGAAGTGGCCACCGGCGGCACCGACGTCGAGCGGATCAAGATGGAACGCAAGGCGCGCGAAATCCGCGCCAAGGGCGTGCTCTCCGAGTTCGAGGTGCAGATGGGCCTGAAGAAGGCCGACGCCGTGCCCGAGGCGGCGCCGTTCCCCGAGACCGCCCAGGGTCAGGCGACCCCCGCCAAGCAGGGGCAGCAGGGGAGCTGA